In one Sphingobium sp. TKS genomic region, the following are encoded:
- a CDS encoding thermonuclease family protein: MLFPLLLAAAVVPNDQTFACTPTRVWDGDGPIWCREGAHVRLAGIAAREIDNSCRPGQPCPRASGPAARDALVRLLGGPRGQTSTGHIRVAGPTMRCVSTGEAKGNRTGAWCNAPGIGDLSCAMIATGTVLRWERYAKGRCRSR; this comes from the coding sequence ATGCTGTTCCCGCTCCTGCTTGCCGCCGCCGTGGTCCCCAATGATCAGACCTTCGCCTGCACACCGACGCGCGTCTGGGATGGCGATGGCCCGATCTGGTGCCGCGAGGGCGCCCATGTGCGGCTCGCCGGCATTGCCGCGCGCGAGATCGACAACAGCTGCCGCCCCGGCCAGCCCTGTCCGAGAGCAAGTGGCCCGGCCGCCCGCGATGCGTTGGTGCGCCTGCTTGGCGGACCGCGCGGCCAGACATCCACCGGGCATATTCGCGTGGCTGGCCCCACCATGCGCTGCGTCTCGACCGGCGAAGCCAAGGGCAACCGGACCGGCGCCTGGTGCAACGCGCCCGGCATCGGCGATCTCAGCTGCGCGATGATTGCGACCGGCACCGTGCTGCGCTGGGAGCGCTATGCCAAGGGGCGATGCCGATCCCGCTGA
- the arsN2 gene encoding arsenic resistance N-acetyltransferase ArsN2 codes for MIATLLDSRSLSDLMAELSAAGLPASDLAEAGRRFFRFEDDVGLVGYGGIEGDGSDRLLRSLVVKADRRGCGLGGAILTAVERAAADEGATSLYLLTTTAEPFFRRHGYETAERTDVPAVIAQSAEFRSLCPASAALLYKWIA; via the coding sequence ATGATCGCTACACTGCTGGATTCCAGGTCGCTTTCCGACCTGATGGCGGAGCTGAGCGCGGCGGGTCTGCCTGCCAGTGATCTCGCCGAGGCGGGACGCCGCTTCTTTCGGTTCGAGGATGATGTTGGCCTTGTCGGCTATGGCGGGATCGAAGGCGACGGCTCCGACCGCCTGCTGCGCTCGCTGGTCGTGAAGGCCGATCGGCGCGGATGCGGATTGGGCGGTGCCATTCTCACGGCAGTCGAACGCGCTGCAGCTGATGAGGGCGCGACTAGCCTGTACCTGCTCACCACGACCGCCGAGCCTTTCTTTCGCCGTCACGGCTATGAAACAGCCGAACGGACCGACGTTCCTGCCGTCATCGCGCAATCGGCCGAGTTCCGATCGCTATGCCCGGCGAGCGCCGCCCTTTTGTACAAATGGATTGCCTGA
- a CDS encoding arsenate reductase ArsC, which yields MTDRLLNVLFLCTGNSARSIMAEAILSREGLGRFKSFSAGSQPKGEVHPFTIHLLEKLNYDASRFRSKSWEEFSGPDAPSLDFVFTVCDNAANELCPVWPGQPLTANWGVPDPAAIEDSETVQHAAFFDTYRMLFNRISLFTNLPFEGLDKMSLQNRLNRIGKEQGRADLPSEKAPSA from the coding sequence ATGACGGATCGCCTGTTGAACGTACTGTTTCTTTGCACGGGCAATTCCGCCCGTTCCATCATGGCCGAGGCGATCCTCAGCCGTGAGGGGCTAGGCCGTTTCAAATCGTTCAGCGCCGGCAGCCAGCCCAAGGGCGAGGTCCATCCGTTCACCATTCATCTCTTGGAGAAGCTGAACTACGACGCAAGCCGGTTCCGCTCGAAGAGCTGGGAAGAGTTTTCCGGCCCCGATGCGCCGTCCTTGGATTTCGTGTTCACCGTTTGCGACAATGCCGCCAATGAGCTTTGCCCGGTTTGGCCGGGGCAGCCGCTGACCGCCAATTGGGGGGTGCCCGATCCGGCCGCTATCGAGGACAGCGAAACGGTGCAGCACGCGGCCTTCTTCGATACTTACAGGATGCTGTTCAATCGCATCTCGCTGTTCACCAACCTGCCGTTCGAAGGCCTCGACAAGATGAGTCTACAGAACCGGCTGAACCGGATCGGCAAGGAACAGGGCCGCGCCGACCTCCCAAGCGAAAAGGCACCCAGCGCATGA
- the arsH gene encoding arsenical resistance protein ArsH — MSRLRILPEPDHMPALDRAMIRPDLAAGLGALEPKPRILLLYGSLRERSFSRFAVEEAARLLILFGAEVRIFDPADLPLPDQIKDDDHPAVHELREHALWSEGMVWCSPERHGQITGIMKAQIDHLPLEFGGMRPTQGRTLAVMQVSGGSQSFNAVNTLRLLGRWMRMFTIPNQSSIAMAFKEFDEDGRLSASSYYDRIVDVMEELVRFTVLTRRHADQLVDRYSERKAAAAKRDAAQDLASRSKA, encoded by the coding sequence ATGTCGCGTCTTCGTATCCTTCCCGAACCCGATCACATGCCCGCGCTGGACCGTGCAATGATCCGGCCCGATCTCGCCGCCGGGCTCGGCGCGCTTGAGCCGAAACCTCGCATCCTCCTCCTCTACGGCTCGCTGCGCGAGCGGTCGTTCAGTCGCTTCGCGGTCGAGGAAGCGGCCCGGCTGCTCATCCTCTTCGGCGCCGAAGTGCGGATCTTCGATCCGGCCGATCTCCCGCTCCCCGACCAGATCAAGGACGATGATCACCCGGCGGTGCATGAGCTTCGCGAGCATGCGCTTTGGTCCGAGGGCATGGTCTGGTGCAGTCCCGAACGGCACGGCCAGATCACCGGCATCATGAAAGCGCAGATCGACCATTTGCCGCTCGAATTCGGCGGCATGCGTCCGACCCAGGGCCGGACCCTGGCCGTCATGCAGGTTTCGGGCGGATCGCAGTCGTTCAACGCGGTCAACACGTTGCGGCTGCTCGGGCGGTGGATGCGCATGTTCACCATCCCCAACCAGTCGAGCATTGCTATGGCGTTCAAGGAGTTCGACGAGGACGGCCGTCTCAGTGCCTCAAGCTATTATGACCGGATCGTCGACGTCATGGAGGAGCTGGTGCGCTTCACGGTGCTGACACGTCGCCATGCCGATCAACTCGTGGACCGCTATTCGGAACGCAAGGCGGCAGCCGCCAAGCGCGACGCGGCCCAAGATCTGGCCTCACGGTCGAAGGCCTGA
- a CDS encoding ArsR/SmtB family transcription factor, with translation MDNESVIVALGALAQATRLDAFRLLVRHEPEGLPAGEVAKALDVPQNTMSVHLATLARAGLVTSERRSRIINYRADLDALRSVMLFLVKDCCGGRAELCHPLADELLACRAA, from the coding sequence ATGGATAACGAATCTGTCATCGTCGCGTTGGGCGCGCTTGCCCAAGCCACGCGCCTCGACGCCTTCCGCCTTCTGGTGCGTCACGAACCCGAAGGCCTTCCCGCCGGCGAGGTCGCCAAGGCGCTGGATGTCCCGCAGAACACGATGTCGGTGCATTTGGCGACCCTGGCGCGTGCCGGCCTGGTCACATCCGAGCGGCGCAGCCGGATCATCAACTACCGCGCCGATCTCGATGCGCTACGCTCCGTGATGCTGTTCCTCGTCAAGGACTGCTGTGGTGGCCGGGCCGAGCTCTGCCATCCACTTGCGGATGAACTGCTTGCCTGTCGTGCTGCCTGA
- the arsB gene encoding ACR3 family arsenite efflux transporter, protein MNATVAARPKPAINSFERYLSVWVALCIAVGIALGYSLPNLFAAIASAEIARVNLVVAVLIWLMIVPMLLKIDLGALGSVRQHWKGVGVTLFINWAVKPFSMALLGTLFLGWLFRPLLPQGEINAYIAGLILLAAAPCTAMVFVWSNLCDGEPTYTLSQVALNDVIMVFAFAPLVGLLLGVASITVPWDTLLISVLLYIVVPVIVAQIIRRALLSSGGQPALDRLLATLGPVSLVALLTTLVLLFGFQGPAILAHPLVIALIAIPILIQVYFNAGLAYWLSRRFGVAWCVAAPAALIGASNFFELAVAAAISLFGLNSGAALATVVGVLVEVPVMLSVVSIVKKTRPWYEQRVPA, encoded by the coding sequence GTGAACGCGACCGTTGCGGCACGACCCAAGCCGGCGATCAACAGCTTCGAACGCTATTTGAGCGTCTGGGTGGCGCTCTGCATCGCTGTCGGCATCGCGCTCGGCTATTCGCTGCCGAATCTGTTCGCAGCCATCGCATCGGCTGAGATCGCGCGCGTGAACCTGGTCGTGGCTGTGCTGATCTGGCTGATGATCGTCCCCATGCTGCTCAAGATCGACCTCGGCGCGTTGGGGTCGGTTCGCCAACACTGGAAGGGCGTCGGCGTCACCCTCTTCATCAACTGGGCGGTGAAGCCCTTTTCAATGGCGCTGCTCGGCACGCTGTTCCTGGGATGGCTCTTCCGGCCGCTGCTGCCGCAGGGCGAGATCAACGCCTATATCGCCGGGCTCATCCTGCTCGCCGCCGCCCCCTGCACGGCGATGGTGTTCGTCTGGTCGAACCTGTGCGACGGCGAGCCGACCTATACGCTGAGCCAGGTGGCGCTCAACGACGTGATCATGGTCTTCGCCTTCGCACCGCTGGTCGGACTGCTGCTCGGGGTCGCCTCGATCACAGTGCCCTGGGACACGCTGCTCATCTCGGTCCTGCTCTATATCGTCGTGCCCGTCATCGTCGCGCAGATCATTCGTCGGGCGTTGCTATCGTCAGGCGGGCAGCCGGCGCTCGATCGGCTGCTGGCAACGCTTGGGCCGGTGTCGCTGGTTGCGCTGCTGACGACGCTCGTCCTCCTGTTCGGCTTCCAGGGCCCGGCGATCCTGGCTCATCCGCTGGTCATCGCACTGATTGCCATTCCCATCCTCATCCAGGTCTACTTCAATGCGGGCCTGGCCTATTGGCTCAGCCGGCGCTTCGGCGTGGCCTGGTGCGTCGCCGCTCCGGCCGCGCTGATCGGCGCGTCCAATTTCTTCGAGCTCGCGGTTGCAGCCGCGATCAGCCTGTTCGGCCTCAATTCCGGGGCCGCGCTCGCGACCGTGGTGGGCGTGCTGGTCGAGGTGCCGGTAATGCTGTCTGTCGTCAGCATCGTCAAGAAGACGCGGCCCTGGTACGAGCAACGCGTTCCTGCATGA
- a CDS encoding zincin-like metallopeptidase domain-containing protein: protein MVFTFQPPFFAGLSGYVAELTAALVGADVGLPTTHLDDHAAYIGSWLAILRKDNRALLTAAARAEEAAGFLLRATDLACEDDLDEQAAA, encoded by the coding sequence ATGGTTTTCACCTTCCAACCGCCATTTTTCGCTGGACTGTCAGGATATGTCGCCGAACTGACAGCAGCGCTGGTTGGCGCCGATGTGGGTCTCCCAACCACCCATCTCGACGACCACGCGGCTTATATCGGATCCTGGCTCGCCATTTTGCGCAAGGATAATCGCGCATTGCTGACGGCGGCTGCGCGAGCCGAGGAAGCCGCCGGGTTTCTGCTGCGGGCAACCGATCTCGCTTGCGAGGATGATCTGGACGAGCAGGCGGCTGCTTGA
- a CDS encoding single-stranded DNA-binding protein, with product MQNLVILAGNVGGTPETRTTQGGTRITHFSLATSRPKRDSNGKILRDDNNRRLEDTEWHRITCFNGVGKTVEQYVDKGMKVMVRGRIHYTRWTDSENIERYGVEIIADEVTFLTRAKSNENSGGGNEPEDDEIPF from the coding sequence ATGCAGAACCTCGTCATCCTCGCCGGCAATGTCGGTGGCACGCCGGAAACCCGCACCACCCAGGGCGGCACCCGCATTACCCATTTCAGCCTCGCCACCTCGCGCCCGAAGCGCGACAGCAACGGCAAGATCCTGCGCGACGACAACAATCGCCGCCTCGAGGACACCGAATGGCACCGGATCACCTGCTTCAACGGCGTCGGCAAGACGGTCGAGCAATATGTCGACAAGGGTATGAAGGTCATGGTCCGGGGCCGTATCCACTACACCCGCTGGACCGACAGCGAGAATATCGAACGCTACGGCGTCGAGATCATCGCCGACGAGGTGACCTTCCTCACCCGCGCCAAGTCCAACGAGAATAGCGGCGGCGGCAACGAGCCCGAAGACGATGAAATCCCCTTCTGA
- the arsC gene encoding arsenate reductase (glutaredoxin) (This arsenate reductase requires both glutathione and glutaredoxin to convert arsenate to arsenite, after which the efflux transporter formed by ArsA and ArsB can extrude the arsenite from the cell, providing resistance.): MSNAAIDIVIYHNPECGTSRNTLAMIRNAGIEPHVIEYLKTPPNRPRLVSLIARMGISARQLLREKGTPFAELGLADPTLSDDQLIDAMIEHPILINRPIVVSPLGVKLCRPSEEVLDLLPSAQRGAFTKEDGEQVIDAAGKRIGA; encoded by the coding sequence ATGAGCAATGCCGCAATCGATATCGTCATCTATCACAATCCCGAGTGTGGGACGTCGCGCAACACGCTGGCGATGATCCGCAACGCCGGGATCGAGCCGCATGTGATCGAATATCTCAAGACGCCGCCCAACCGCCCGCGCCTGGTTTCGCTCATCGCCCGCATGGGCATCAGCGCACGCCAGTTGCTCCGCGAGAAGGGCACGCCCTTCGCCGAGCTGGGTCTTGCCGATCCGACGCTCAGCGATGACCAGCTCATTGATGCGATGATCGAACATCCGATCCTCATCAACCGGCCAATCGTTGTGTCGCCGCTCGGCGTGAAACTCTGCCGTCCATCGGAAGAGGTGCTCGATCTTCTCCCGTCCGCCCAGCGCGGGGCTTTCACCAAGGAAGATGGCGAGCAGGTCATCGACGCCGCCGGCAAGAGGATCGGGGCGTGA
- a CDS encoding DUF2493 domain-containing protein produces MTSSLSAVLQALELGHLDLMGDQRSMEAPPPAEALEQTVSAIWSDLFALFPFTALERDIEDLGWGFVNLFHRAAAKKHQLIDRLTDEIRLLLAEQDGSEIATADLEDKIDLARKVEQSAQAYEGMRDTAARHYLHETGRSWVPATGNRISLGTTAAIVDGRAYLQARRERVRDANMVHGTPVVFAGGRLRFASDDEAKQFADNLLRTLKAVRERVGDMYLVHGGDMKGIERLAASWAEQNGIQQLRFGLDRKLGDRAGFRRNEQMLSVKPRYVIAFQGNGVTERLVVEAKARGIHVVDRRGPLGTPPAALSRG; encoded by the coding sequence ATGACCAGCTCCCTTTCAGCAGTGCTCCAAGCACTCGAACTCGGCCATCTCGACCTGATGGGCGACCAACGCTCGATGGAAGCGCCGCCGCCGGCCGAAGCGCTCGAACAGACCGTCAGCGCCATCTGGAGCGATCTCTTCGCGCTCTTCCCCTTCACCGCGCTCGAACGCGACATCGAGGATCTGGGCTGGGGCTTCGTCAATCTCTTCCACCGCGCGGCCGCCAAGAAGCATCAGCTGATCGACCGCCTGACCGACGAGATCCGGCTCCTGCTCGCCGAGCAGGACGGATCGGAGATCGCGACCGCTGATCTCGAGGACAAGATCGATCTCGCTCGCAAGGTCGAGCAGTCCGCCCAGGCCTATGAGGGGATGCGCGACACCGCGGCGCGCCACTATCTGCATGAGACCGGCCGCTCCTGGGTGCCCGCGACCGGCAACCGCATCTCGCTCGGCACGACCGCTGCGATCGTCGATGGCCGGGCCTATTTGCAGGCGCGGCGCGAGCGGGTGCGCGATGCCAATATGGTCCATGGCACGCCCGTGGTCTTCGCCGGCGGGCGCCTTCGCTTCGCCAGCGACGACGAGGCCAAGCAGTTTGCCGACAATCTGCTGCGGACCCTCAAGGCCGTGCGCGAACGTGTGGGCGACATGTATCTCGTCCATGGCGGCGACATGAAGGGCATCGAGCGTCTTGCAGCATCCTGGGCCGAGCAGAACGGCATCCAGCAGCTGCGGTTCGGCCTTGATCGCAAGCTTGGCGATCGTGCCGGCTTCCGGCGCAACGAGCAGATGCTCTCGGTCAAGCCGCGCTACGTCATTGCCTTCCAGGGCAACGGCGTCACCGAAAGGCTGGTGGTCGAGGCCAAGGCGCGCGGCATCCATGTCGTCGATCGCCGCGGACCGCTCGGAACGCCGCCGGCGGCTTTATCTCGCGGCTGA
- a CDS encoding tyrosine-type recombinase/integrase, translated as MSIITVCERREAKGLDAHVPLILRDDALYDPDLDRFFLDLPLSGVRSRHSLRAYAYDVAVWLRFLDACGKTVWAATRDDVDAYHRERRRDEADHRITAASWNRAVASLDRLYRWGEQQGLIADAPFSRRAVWRPAQGGRRGMIAARNDAYERVARRSDVRFVTMDDYHIFREVGLRGLAPDGTERPGARDRNGLRNALFADLLVTTGLRLEEASGLLADELAAIDHDHDQAQQLWLRLPPPLTKGDRGRSVLVPRRLLRQIAAYVAVERAAGVTKFAARDGAAKLERPIPVTRAGLDRMRDVCTPEERCRLILCDEDGPPHEPAALWLTEVGQPVRPNSWEVIFTRACKRCEENGFPLSISPHQLRHTFAVHMLALLIQQRLREAALPAGPVESYRLILGDPLQQVQRLLGHASLTTTYIYLDHIATRADTVDAAVEELLALLPGPQGA; from the coding sequence GTGTCGATCATTACTGTTTGCGAGCGCCGCGAGGCCAAGGGCCTTGATGCGCATGTGCCGCTGATCCTGCGGGACGATGCGCTCTATGATCCCGATCTGGATCGCTTCTTTCTCGACCTGCCGCTGTCGGGGGTCCGCTCGCGGCACTCGCTTCGCGCCTACGCCTATGATGTTGCGGTCTGGCTTCGCTTTCTCGATGCCTGCGGCAAGACCGTGTGGGCTGCGACCCGCGACGATGTCGATGCCTATCATCGTGAGCGACGCCGCGACGAGGCCGATCACCGGATCACGGCGGCAAGCTGGAACCGGGCTGTCGCCAGCCTCGATCGCCTCTACCGCTGGGGCGAGCAGCAAGGGCTGATCGCCGACGCGCCGTTCAGCCGCCGCGCCGTGTGGCGACCGGCGCAAGGTGGCCGTCGTGGCATGATCGCGGCGCGCAACGACGCCTATGAACGTGTCGCCAGGCGGTCGGATGTGCGGTTCGTCACGATGGACGACTACCACATTTTCCGCGAGGTCGGCCTGCGCGGCCTCGCCCCGGACGGCACCGAGCGCCCCGGCGCTCGCGATCGCAACGGGCTGCGCAACGCGCTGTTCGCCGACCTTCTCGTCACCACTGGCCTGCGTCTTGAAGAGGCGTCGGGCCTGCTCGCCGATGAGCTTGCGGCCATCGATCACGACCACGATCAGGCTCAGCAGCTTTGGCTGCGCCTGCCGCCGCCGCTCACCAAGGGCGACCGGGGACGCAGTGTGCTGGTCCCGCGTCGGCTGCTGCGTCAGATCGCCGCCTATGTCGCCGTCGAACGCGCCGCAGGCGTGACCAAGTTCGCCGCGCGCGACGGCGCGGCCAAGCTCGAACGACCGATCCCTGTCACCCGCGCCGGTCTCGACCGCATGCGCGATGTCTGCACCCCAGAGGAACGATGCCGCCTGATCCTGTGCGACGAGGATGGACCGCCCCACGAGCCGGCGGCGCTATGGCTGACCGAGGTAGGGCAGCCTGTTCGCCCCAACTCGTGGGAGGTGATCTTCACCCGTGCCTGCAAGCGGTGCGAGGAGAACGGTTTCCCGCTGTCGATCAGTCCCCACCAGCTTCGTCACACCTTCGCAGTCCATATGCTCGCCTTGCTGATCCAGCAGCGGCTGCGCGAAGCGGCATTGCCGGCGGGGCCGGTGGAGAGCTACCGGCTGATCCTGGGCGACCCGCTGCAACAGGTGCAACGTCTGCTCGGCCACGCGAGCCTCACCACCACCTATATCTACCTCGATCATATCGCGACGCGCGCCGATACAGTGGACGCGGCCGTCGAGGAGCTGCTCGCGCTGCTGCCGGGACCGCAGGGCGCATGA
- a CDS encoding ArdC family protein: MSASPRSDVYARVTQAIVDAIEAGTGTWRMPWHHSGADVTRPTNVASGKPYRGINTVSLWAAAYGSGYASGVWGTYRQWQALGAQVRKGEHASLGVLWKEFRAKGDEASDDDGDHRRLFAKAFSLFNADQIDGYAPEPGPVLPESERLAAAEAFIAALGIDTVYGSASAYYHIAEDRIHMPDFSAFHDAHGFYATHIHEAAHASGAAHRLDRDFSTKWTKHALAMEEATAELTASFLLADLGIAHEPRPDHAAYIASWLQLLKDEPRAIFTAASKAQAAADWMHTRQP; this comes from the coding sequence ATGTCAGCCTCACCACGCTCAGACGTCTACGCTCGCGTCACGCAAGCGATCGTCGACGCCATCGAAGCCGGCACCGGCACCTGGCGCATGCCGTGGCATCATTCCGGCGCCGACGTCACCCGCCCGACCAACGTCGCCAGCGGCAAGCCGTATCGCGGCATAAATACGGTCTCGCTCTGGGCGGCCGCCTATGGCAGCGGCTATGCGAGCGGGGTCTGGGGCACCTATCGCCAGTGGCAGGCGCTCGGCGCGCAGGTCCGCAAGGGCGAGCACGCCAGCCTCGGCGTCCTCTGGAAGGAGTTTCGCGCGAAGGGTGACGAAGCCAGCGACGATGATGGCGACCACCGACGGCTTTTCGCCAAGGCGTTCAGCCTGTTCAACGCCGATCAGATCGATGGCTATGCGCCCGAACCGGGGCCGGTCCTGCCCGAGAGCGAACGCCTCGCCGCCGCCGAAGCCTTCATCGCCGCGCTCGGCATCGATACCGTCTACGGCTCGGCCAGCGCCTATTATCACATCGCCGAAGACCGCATCCACATGCCGGATTTCAGCGCCTTCCACGACGCCCACGGCTTCTACGCCACCCATATTCACGAGGCAGCTCATGCCAGTGGCGCAGCCCATCGGCTCGACCGGGATTTCAGCACCAAGTGGACCAAGCACGCGCTCGCCATGGAGGAAGCGACCGCCGAGCTGACCGCATCGTTCCTGCTCGCCGATCTCGGGATCGCGCACGAACCGCGACCCGATCACGCGGCCTACATCGCCTCCTGGCTGCAACTGCTCAAGGACGAGCCCCGGGCGATCTTCACCGCGGCGAGCAAGGCGCAGGCGGCGGCCGACTGGATGCACACCCGGCAGCCATGA
- a CDS encoding integrase: MTIPAHAQEPAFDDRPVLASAPLKEGHAREELSRVGDPSWDLGLAVFRENARRCHVTVHFDVLEHADVQAAMRAYLYARLNVDLPGYRPKLPPASIRQAFNRARRFFAFARERLGRLDVSRIDQALVDAYARHLRADPARRPVIVGHLLEVVPDLYHYRDHLAGGGLAFEPWAGQAPARVAGYRHVRENRTPRFPEEVIAALLAWSLRYVTVFADDILAARRELDRLEARRDRLVAADSGLPDADRRQRRRTRLKAYFGRRRSEGRGAPIWGTAHNGKLRVDPNTGAVTPPINAHLLHLHAGIDVQAEPGAHLLLTGGEARLIDAVAAELGVEVGGMDTPISIDPESGRPWRERFDAKTLAHEERMLQAAAYIVCAYLTGMRDCEVQAMRRGCLSIARSEDGLIERHRIRSTIYKRRAAVGEAASWVTIEPVADAITVLERLSAGPARASGSDTLWPVLRASAVSKTHLSSEVVRQLNTFRDHLNTAFGSPDMPVIPPGPDGKPWRITTRQFRRTIAWHIANRPFGTIAGMIQYKHASVAAFEGYAGTSASGFRAEVEAQRRLGQTDDLLDYFDRRQSGASLGGPAGPRIGRTLDDAAVQLGPLPAMIADRARLRVMLASVARTFHVGPLADCFFDPATALCLKRVTTPDPAQPLTALCEPTRCPNACITARHRPAWERAAADARAHLRERRISDLQRQALQRELDRLTAVIAGIDPPAP, translated from the coding sequence ATGACCATACCCGCCCATGCCCAAGAGCCTGCCTTCGACGATCGCCCCGTGCTGGCGAGCGCGCCGCTCAAGGAGGGCCACGCCCGCGAGGAGCTGTCTCGCGTCGGCGACCCGAGCTGGGATCTCGGTCTCGCCGTATTCCGCGAGAACGCCCGGCGCTGCCACGTCACCGTGCATTTCGACGTGCTCGAACATGCCGATGTGCAGGCGGCGATGCGCGCCTATCTCTACGCCCGTCTCAACGTCGATCTTCCCGGCTACCGCCCGAAGCTGCCGCCGGCGAGCATTCGCCAGGCATTCAACCGTGCCCGCCGGTTCTTCGCCTTCGCCCGTGAGCGGCTCGGACGGCTCGACGTTTCCCGTATCGATCAGGCATTGGTCGATGCCTATGCCCGGCACCTTCGTGCCGATCCGGCCCGGCGACCCGTCATCGTCGGCCACCTCCTCGAAGTGGTCCCCGATCTCTATCACTATCGTGACCACCTCGCTGGCGGAGGCCTTGCATTCGAGCCCTGGGCCGGACAGGCGCCCGCCCGCGTCGCGGGCTACCGGCATGTCCGGGAGAACCGCACGCCGCGGTTCCCGGAAGAGGTCATCGCCGCGCTGCTCGCATGGTCGTTGCGCTACGTCACCGTCTTCGCTGACGACATTCTCGCAGCCCGTCGCGAGCTTGATCGGCTCGAAGCGCGCCGGGATCGTCTCGTCGCCGCCGACTCCGGCCTCCCGGACGCTGATCGCCGGCAACGTCGCCGCACCCGCCTGAAGGCCTATTTCGGTCGCCGACGCAGCGAGGGGCGCGGCGCACCGATCTGGGGCACCGCTCATAACGGCAAGCTGCGCGTCGACCCCAACACCGGCGCCGTGACCCCACCGATCAACGCCCATCTCCTGCATCTCCATGCCGGGATCGACGTGCAGGCCGAGCCAGGCGCGCATCTCCTGCTGACCGGCGGTGAAGCGAGGTTGATCGACGCAGTGGCGGCCGAGCTGGGGGTAGAGGTCGGCGGCATGGACACGCCGATCTCGATCGATCCCGAGAGCGGTCGGCCATGGCGCGAGCGCTTCGACGCGAAGACTCTCGCACACGAGGAACGGATGCTCCAGGCCGCCGCCTATATCGTGTGCGCCTACCTGACCGGCATGCGCGACTGCGAGGTGCAGGCGATGCGGCGCGGGTGTCTCTCTATCGCGCGCAGTGAGGACGGCCTGATCGAGCGGCATCGCATCCGATCGACCATCTACAAGCGCCGGGCGGCCGTGGGCGAGGCGGCGAGCTGGGTGACGATCGAGCCGGTCGCCGATGCGATCACGGTGCTCGAACGCCTGTCGGCAGGACCGGCGCGCGCCAGCGGCAGCGATACGCTCTGGCCGGTGCTGCGCGCGAGCGCCGTCTCCAAAACGCATCTGTCGAGCGAGGTGGTCCGTCAGCTCAACACCTTCCGCGATCACCTCAACACCGCCTTCGGCAGCCCCGATATGCCGGTCATCCCGCCCGGTCCCGATGGCAAGCCGTGGCGCATCACGACGCGGCAGTTCCGGCGCACGATCGCGTGGCACATCGCCAACCGTCCGTTCGGCACCATCGCCGGCATGATCCAGTACAAGCACGCCTCGGTCGCCGCGTTCGAAGGCTATGCCGGGACCAGCGCATCGGGGTTTCGCGCCGAGGTCGAGGCGCAGCGCCGGCTCGGTCAGACTGATGACCTGCTGGACTATTTCGACCGGCGTCAGAGCGGCGCATCGCTTGGCGGGCCGGCGGGACCGCGTATCGGGCGGACGCTCGACGATGCCGCCGTTCAACTCGGGCCATTGCCCGCCATGATCGCCGATCGCGCCCGCCTGCGCGTCATGCTCGCCAGCGTCGCGCGCACCTTCCATGTCGGTCCGCTCGCGGATTGCTTCTTCGATCCTGCAACCGCGCTCTGCCTCAAGCGCGTGACAACCCCCGATCCCGCGCAGCCACTCACCGCCCTGTGCGAGCCGACCCGCTGTCCCAACGCCTGCATCACCGCCCGGCACAGGCCGGCCTGGGAACGCGCGGCGGCCGATGCCAGGGCGCATCTACGCGAACGGCGCATCTCCGATCTCCAGCGTCAAGCTCTCCAGCGCGAGCTCGATCGCCTGACCGCGGTGATTGCCGGGATCGATCCTCCCGCGCCGTAG